The Methanothrix sp. DNA window GCAAGGCTCTGGGCGATCTCCCTCGCCTCTGAGAGATCGCTCTCTTCCGGCGGCCTCTCACTCCTCCTCACCTGGACTATGCCCTCAAAGTATCTGCCGGAGATCCTGCTGCACCTGTCGCATGTGCGTCTTGATACCCTTACCCTGATCTGACAGTCAGAATGCACGATAGCGCCCCTGAACATGCCGCTCAGATGGACATCTGCCACAAACCTCGTGGATCCCCTTGGATGCAGGAGGATCTCCAGCTCGACATCCTCAAGCTCATGGTGTACAGAGATCTTCTTGAAGAGAGCATCTCTGATGAGCTCATCCAGATCCGAATCTGACTGCCTCCACCTTCCCCTGTCCAGGATTGAGCCGCAGACCGGGCAGACGACAAGCTCGATCTGATCCGGGCAGACCATGAACTCTGTCGTCTCGAGAATGCAGGAGAGGCAGAGCCCGTCATCAGATGCCCCACCGCATCTGGGACATATGCTCTTCACATTCGCACCATCTGGGCGCACGGAACCCCATCGATATGCAGAACGTTCTCGCTATCGACATACTCGAATGCTATCGCCCATGCGACCGCTCTCTCGCCGACGAAGTTCGCCATCGTCGCCTCCTCGAGAGCTCTCTCGAGCATCGCCGCCGATGCCAGCTCCTGACCGAAAAAGCTCACGCTCACCTCGAGCTGGAGCTCGTTCTCCGTGAACCGCTGTCCGAGCAGTTCGCTGTCGCAGACAGCCACCAGGACCTCCCCGCCGATCGTGTACGTCCTGAGACACATCGACATCTCATCGTAATCGCCTGGTGCTCCATCGTTTCTCATCATACCATCAATCCCTTCATTTGTCATGCCTGATTTATATCTCCTCCTGCGCGCCAGGTGTTTCCAGGTAAACAAAGCCGTGGTTTGTGACCCTGGTCGTGAGCACTATATCAAGAGAGCCGCCCGGGCTGGATGTGTTTCTTGTGAAGCTCCTGGACTCGCCAGGGCAGAGCCGGAACATCTCGCCCATGTGCGTCATGTGCACACAGCCATCCTCAATGCCCAGAATACCGAACCGATCGGTCTCGTTCGTCTCCATCGTTGATACCTCTGCTGTGTACGGCAGCTTCACAGCATTGAGAATGCTGCTTGCACCTCCGCCGAGATCTCCGGAGAGCGATATGCCCGTCCCGACTATGATATCTGCATCCTCCACGCCATCGAGGGGCATCATCGATCTGAGCGTGCCATCATCCAGCGAGTATGTGGGGAAATCGATCATGATGCGCGGGCCTGGCCCTGTTCTGGCGATGCCGTGCTCAACTGTCCATATCTCGAGAAAGAGATGCCTCCCCGTGTTTACCGTCAAATCCTCTCCATGCCTGCCTATTCCGAGCACCCCACCATCGACCGCGACAAAGATCTGATCCCCAATAGCTGCTATCGATCCCGGGTTGTTGAGACCTCCTGCAATATCACGGATGCTTTCGCCCCTGATCGAGGTTATCCTGTCCGAATGTGAGACCAGCAGCTCACCATTGTTGAAGGCAAGCCCTCTGACACGCCCGTCGACCTCAAATCGGCCCAGAAGCTCCCCATCAGGAGATATCCTCAGGATCTCCGTTGTATCATTGCCGGCTCTGTAGACCGCAGCATAGATCTCATCGCCGGAGCTTGTCAGCACATCCGGCCTCTCTCCGCTCCAGATCAGTGTGCCCGCGGCATATGAGATCTGTGGTATAAGGACAAAAAGAAGAGCCATGGCCAGCGCTCTCATAACTCCACCTCAGTATGTCTGGAGCTCCCCGCGGAATATCATCTGCTGCACCCTGGGGATGTCCTCGAGCCACCTGTCGGTTATCTCCTGCGCCCTGGAATGTGCCGAATTCATACTCACCCCCTCCTTCAGGACGAGCTGC harbors:
- a CDS encoding DUF424 family protein, which encodes MTNEGIDGMMRNDGAPGDYDEMSMCLRTYTIGGEVLVAVCDSELLGQRFTENELQLEVSVSFFGQELASAAMLERALEEATMANFVGERAVAWAIAFEYVDSENVLHIDGVPCAQMVRM